The segment CATTTGAATTTAAATCAATTTCATAAATCAAATCTGCTGCTGATTCAATTAGGCTTCTATATTGATTCTCAATGTTAATTTGCTCTGTTACATCCTGACCGATACCAATAACTACATCATCGGAGTATTTCTTGTCTTTCCACTGAATGTATTTGTAGTCGCCATTTTTACATTTTAGTTTTCGGACATACAATCGGTCATCAATATAATCATCATGATAACCTTCGCCAACAAATTCGGAATCTTCCGTTAAATCCCAGAATCCCATTCCCATTACTTCATCGACAGTATAACCCAAAATATCTTTAATAGATTCGCTGCAAAATGACACTTCTCCTTTTTTGTTGGTTGTCATAATCAATGAATTTCCATTGTTTACTATGATGTTTGCAAAAAGAAATTTATTTTTTGTTTCAATTAATGCCAAATGCCTAGCGCTATGAATTGTAGTGGTTAGTATAAAAGAACAGATGAGAATAATAGTGTAGTTATGCGGAATCAATTCAAAACCATACGAACTAATAAGAAGCAACAGGCAGGTAATTACGAATAGCCAATAGTGAAGAATGTTTTTTAAGACAAAATAGGAAAGGAAGTATATCAATATCAGACTAACATAGCATATCAATTCAAAATCATTAAAAAACACGTACGCAACAATAAGTCCAAAATATCCAAAATAACAGAGTAAAAAAATGGATTTAATACGTTTGGCAAAAAATCTTGTTCGGGTACAAAGCAGATAGAAAATTAATAATGCTATTCCAATCAAGACATTAGGAACTAGAAAACTGGTAGTGCGTACCTTAAAAACCTCCAGAATCGATTCGACCAGCGGAATTGTAATTCCAAAAAAGAGCAAGTAAAGTTCGTATTGTTGCTCTTTTGGTTCAAATTCTGAATGATTGCGCAGGTTTAATTTTTTTTTCAAAGAATTGCTTGTCGCAAAATAAGCTCCATAAAGTAGCAGCAGCAAAACGGCTATTATTATTAAATTATTGGTGTTTGAAAAAGTAAAAAAATCGGCCAACGTTATTCAGATTTATGAGGTTTTTGGTTTGGTTTTATCAAAAATAAATAAATTTAGGACAGCCATTTTAATATTTTCTTTAAAATATTTATTTTTCCTTTATAGGGCGCATACCGAATCGGAATATCAAGCCAATTTGCTTTTTTGACAACAGCTTTGCGATGCGTAAAAGTATCAAAACTTAACTTACCGTGATAGGCACCAATACCACTATGTCCAACTCCTCCAAATGGCAATCTTTTGTTGGAAAAATAAACAACTGTATCATTAATGCAGCCACCGCCAAAAGAATAATTTTGGATTATTTTTTTGGCGAAAGCGCTGTTATTGCTAAAAACATAAAGCGACAAAGGCTTTTCGTATCTTGAAATTATGGAAACCAAATCAGCTTCGTTTTCAAAAGATAAAACAGGAAGAATTGGGCCAAAAATTTCGTCTTTCATAATCATGCTGTCCAAAGCAGGCTCGTTAATAAGTGTTGGCGCTATGTAAAAATCGGTTTCATTGATTTGACCTCCGAAAATTACATTTTCATCTTTTATCATTAAAGCCAATCTTTTCCAGTTTTTTCCATTGATGATTCTTGCAAAATCGGTAGACTTTTCCGGATTTTCTCCATAAGCAGCTGTGATTTCCTTTTTTAATGATTCGATAAAAGCTGCTTTTATTTTATTCGAAACCAACAAATAATCTGGCGCAATGCAGGTTTGCCCAGCATTTAGGAATTTGCCCCAAACGATTCTTTTGGCTGCCAGTTTTATATTAGCCGTTTCGTCAATAATACACGGATTTTTTCCACCAAGTTCTAATGTTACCGGCGTTAGGTTTTCTGCCGCTGCTTTGGCTACTATTTTACCAACAGCAACGCTGCCTGTAAAGAAAATATAATCCCAGCGTTGTGCTAATAATTGTTGAGCAATTTCAATACCGCCTTCCACACATTTTACATGATTTTCATCAAAAGTTTCGTTTATTATTTTGGCAACAATCTTTGAAGTGTTTGGCGTTAGTTCCGAAGGTTTTACCACCACTTCATTTCCTGCAGCAACGGCAGCGATTAAGGGGCATAATGCCAATTGGTATGGATAATTCCACGGAGCAATAATTAATACTTTACCATAAGGTTCTTTATAGATATAATCTGTTGACGGGAAATTTAAAAGAGAAGGCAAAACCAGTTGAGGTTTTGCCCATTTATTTATGTTTTTAATGGTATGATTAAGTTCAGTCAGTATGTAAGCTGTTTCACTTATAACCGCTTCAAAGGCTGGTTTTTTGAAATCATCATAGAGTGCTTTTATGATTTCCTGTTCATGCAACTGAACACAATTCAATAATTTTAATAACGATTGTTTTCGGTAATTTATATCTGTTTTAAAATTCATAACTTGACCAGATTGGTTGAGCAAGTTACATTTTTAACAAATACAATTCAATTTTATTATTTATAAAAATGCCCAACGGAATCCGGTGTAAATATCGGCTTGTTTGCTATCGCTGATAAGTGCTGTTACGATAGAGCCTGAGCCAAGGTAGAAACCTCTGAATCGGAATCCGATGCCGACATTCGTTCCTGAAACTTCATTGTTGTTGATTGGTAAATAGGCTTCAAAAAAACCGATGTTAAATCGCGGTGTGACTGTAAATGAATTGATTGAAGTGATTTGATCGTTCCCGTCATCATCCTGCATTTTTTGTTGTAAAAATCCGGAAACATAGACTTTAGGTATAATTTTAAAATCAGCATATAAATTAATCATCGCTGGTAATTTTACTTTGAAATCCTTTTCTCCTGATATTTGGGTTAAATAGCCGTTGTCTAACAGTATTTGCTCTACTTCTCTTAAATTATCCACATCATCAAATTGACTCAAATCCAATGGGTCAGTACTTGGAATATTCAAAGTATAATTGGTCGATTGGTTATTATCGTCTTTCAAAGTCATGCTGCCAAGGTTTTTTATAGCTAAGCCACCTTTGATTTTATAGCCTTTACTTCCGTCTTTATATTGGTAATTAAATCCGATGTCTACAGCAGTACCGTTTAAACCTCCAAAAACAGATTTTCCATAATCACTAAAATTCGTAAAACTATCTGCTAAATTACCGGAATAAGCAATATTCAATGTTGCCGGAGAGTCTGTTGTCAGATAAGCACTGCCTAAATTTTCAGTAATTTCTCCGTTTAGATTTTTCAAACCAAAGTTAGAATACGAACCCGGAAATAAAAATTTTAATGTAAGACCAGCACTAAAGCTGTGCTTTTCATTTTCGAATAAAGTTCTGGCAGCGGACAGTCCAATTTCTCCATAGGCGACTCCGTTTAAACGCTGATTATTACGGCTATTGAGCGATGTAGTGCTTAGTATCAAATTATCATTGGCAATAGCATCTCCAATCGCAGGATCAACATCAATAATATTAAAATTTGCATGAGCTTTTGTGGTAATGCCGAAACCCCATTTCATCCATTTCATGGCAAAACCCGGTCCTAATATCTGTCCGTCAAAACGCATGTCTACGGGTTCTGTTCCCTTAAAAAGTAAATCTTCAAAATTGGCATCGGAGTTGATATCGCTGAACCCAATTTTGTTATTGGCTACATTAAAACTCAATCCGTAGATATTGACTTCAAATCTTTTAGAAAGATTGGAGAACTCTGCAGGGTTTTCGGATCCGTTTAAAATTCCAACGCGATTGGAAGTGCTAATTCCGGAGAAATGGTCTTGTGCAAAAGCGTTAAGACCAATCAGCAAAGTGAGGCTTACAATTATTCTTTTCATAGCTAGTATTTTTTACGTGAGGGTTATATATAAACGTAAAAATACACTTTTTAGTATTAAATCGAACTCCAAATGGCATCTTTTGGTGTTGGGCCAATAATTTCCAGTACTTCTTTTGAAACCGGATGTGTAAAAACAAGCTTCCGGGCGTGAAGATGTATGCCACCATCGGGATTGCTACGGTCAAAGCCATATTTTAAATCGCCTTTTATTGGACAACCAATAGCGGCCAGTTGTGCTCTTATCTGATGATGTCTTCCCGTATGCAGATTTATTTCAAGCGTAAAATAATTGTCGAGCGTTTTGATGATTTTATAATCCAGACTGGCTTTTTTGCTTTCGGGAACTTCTTTTATATGCGCTTTGGAAGTATTGTTTTTCTCATTTCTTTTGAGATAATGGACTAAAGTATCGCTATCTTTTTCAGGTTTGTTTTTAACAACTGCCCAATAGGTTTTTTGTGTTTCCCGATTGGCAAATAATTCATTCAATCGTGTCAATGCTTTTGATGTTCGGGCAAAAACTACAATTCCGGTTGTTGGCCGGTCTAATCTGTGAACCACGCCAAGAAAGACTTCTCCGGGTTTGTTGTATTTTTCTTTGATGTATTCTTTAACAACATCCGACAAAGGTTTGTCTCCGGTTTTATCTCCTTGCACAATATCGCCAACGCGTTTGTTTACCACAATAATGTGATTGTCTTCGTGAAGAATTTGGAGATTGTCTTTGGTGGAAATTACTTTAGGCATAATTAATATTTAACATCCAACAGTTTCCACGCCCCTTCGTTTTTATACTCATTTATGGCTTGTAAGAAAGAAGCTTTTTTGTCTTCGGAATAATAATCGGATTCTCCCTTAAAAACATATTTTTTTTTACATTTTATGACGTCCAGACTAACCATTCCGCATTTAACAGTATCCAAGGTTAAAACACTTTCTTCCTCTTCAGAATAATCATCATTTGCCGGACCATAAGTTACTTCCTTATCATCATAATCTAAAATAAGTTTTTTGTTTTCAATTTTAAAAGTTCCGGTGTTGTAGCTTTTTAAGGGAATACAATAAAAATCACTGATGAAAGTTCCGTTTTTTAAAAACACAATTTTACCATCACAGCAATCACAGCCATCATTATAAGCGATACAATCTTCTGTGTTTAATTTAGGTGAAATGTAAAAAACTTTTGAATACAAATCAGAAGTCTGCAAAGTCTCTTCAACAGGTTTTACGATGGTCTCAGTTTCTTTATTTTGACACGAAACCAAAGCAATAATAAGAAGTAAAACAATACTTTTTCGCATCAAAGGAGATTTAATATTGCTCTGATTTATTGGGAAAATCTTTAGACTTAACATCCGTCACATAATTTCCAATCGCAGTAGTCATTAGTTCGTATAAATTCAAGTAGCGTCTAAGGAAACGTGGACTGAATTCATTGTTCATTCCAAGCATATCGTGAATAACCAATACTTGTCCGTCAACGCCGCCACCGGCACCAATTCCGATGACAGGAATTGAAATTGTTTTGGCTACTTTTTCGGCAAGTGATGCAGGAATTTTTTCCAAAACCAACGCAAAACAGCCTAATTTTTCTAACAATTTAGCGTCTTCCAGCAATTGTTCTGCTTCGGCTTCTTCTTTAGCGCGAACTGTGTATGTTCCGAATTTGTATATAGATTGCGGTGTTAAACCCAAATGTCCCATAACCGGAATTCCGGCGTTCAAAATACGTTTGATGCTTTCCTTGATTTCACTTCCGCCTTCCATTTTTACTGCATGTCCACCACTTTCTTTCATAATTCTAATAGCTGAACGCAAGGCTTCCTTTGGATCCGATTGGTAACTTCCAAAAGGCAAATCAACCACAACCAAAGCACGTTCAATAGCGCGAACAACACCCGAAGCGTGATAAATCATCTGGTCTAACGTTATCGGCAAAGTCGTTTCGTGACCCGCCATAACATTACTGGCAGAATCGCCTACCAAAATCACATCAACACCGGCAGTATCAACAATTTTTGCCATCGAATAATCATATGCGGTAAGCATAGATATTTTTTCGCCATTGGCTTTCATGTCAAATAAGGACTTGGTGGTAATTCTTTTGTAATCTTTTTTTGCTGTAGACATAGTTGTTCGTTTTGAAATACAAAAGTATTAAATCTATTTTTGATGCAACAAAAGTAAGGCTGTTAATCTGAAATTATACTACTTTTGTCAAAACTGATTAGGAGCGAAAGGTTCGGTCTGCAGCATAAACCATTTTCCTGCTTTCCGCGTTACAAGGTAACTGCTTCAATCAGGGCTGGATAGTCAGCTATAAAAGGAATTCAAATAACCGAATAACCAGATAACCAAATTTACAAATGCCCAAAATATTAATCATTGAAGACGAAGTATCTATCCGCAGAGTATTAACCAAAATACTTTTAGAAGAGAGTGATACTTATATTGTTGAAGAAGCCGAAGATGGAAAGCTTGGTTTTGAAAAAATCAAAAACGAAGATTATGACTTGGTGCTTTGTGACATCAAAATGCCAAAAATGAATGGCGAAGAATTACTCGAAGCCGTTAAAAAAATCAAGCCCGAAATTCCGATGGTGATGATTTCCGGTCACGGTGATTTGGAAACTGCTGTCAATACGATGCGTCTTGGTGCCTTTGATTATATCTCAAAACCACCCGATTTGAATCGATTACTGAATACGGTTCGAAATGCTTTAGACAAAAAGCAATTGGTCGTAGAGAATAAAATTTTGAAGAAAAAAGTTTCCAAAAATTACGAAATCATTGGC is part of the Flavobacterium sangjuense genome and harbors:
- a CDS encoding aldehyde dehydrogenase is translated as MNFKTDINYRKQSLLKLLNCVQLHEQEIIKALYDDFKKPAFEAVISETAYILTELNHTIKNINKWAKPQLVLPSLLNFPSTDYIYKEPYGKVLIIAPWNYPYQLALCPLIAAVAAGNEVVVKPSELTPNTSKIVAKIINETFDENHVKCVEGGIEIAQQLLAQRWDYIFFTGSVAVGKIVAKAAAENLTPVTLELGGKNPCIIDETANIKLAAKRIVWGKFLNAGQTCIAPDYLLVSNKIKAAFIESLKKEITAAYGENPEKSTDFARIINGKNWKRLALMIKDENVIFGGQINETDFYIAPTLINEPALDSMIMKDEIFGPILPVLSFENEADLVSIISRYEKPLSLYVFSNNSAFAKKIIQNYSFGGGCINDTVVYFSNKRLPFGGVGHSGIGAYHGKLSFDTFTHRKAVVKKANWLDIPIRYAPYKGKINILKKILKWLS
- a CDS encoding RluA family pseudouridine synthase — its product is MPKVISTKDNLQILHEDNHIIVVNKRVGDIVQGDKTGDKPLSDVVKEYIKEKYNKPGEVFLGVVHRLDRPTTGIVVFARTSKALTRLNELFANRETQKTYWAVVKNKPEKDSDTLVHYLKRNEKNNTSKAHIKEVPESKKASLDYKIIKTLDNYFTLEINLHTGRHHQIRAQLAAIGCPIKGDLKYGFDRSNPDGGIHLHARKLVFTHPVSKEVLEIIGPTPKDAIWSSI
- the panB gene encoding 3-methyl-2-oxobutanoate hydroxymethyltransferase, producing the protein MSTAKKDYKRITTKSLFDMKANGEKISMLTAYDYSMAKIVDTAGVDVILVGDSASNVMAGHETTLPITLDQMIYHASGVVRAIERALVVVDLPFGSYQSDPKEALRSAIRIMKESGGHAVKMEGGSEIKESIKRILNAGIPVMGHLGLTPQSIYKFGTYTVRAKEEAEAEQLLEDAKLLEKLGCFALVLEKIPASLAEKVAKTISIPVIGIGAGGGVDGQVLVIHDMLGMNNEFSPRFLRRYLNLYELMTTAIGNYVTDVKSKDFPNKSEQY